A segment of the Alistipes communis genome:
GCGGTTCTCCTCGGTGGCCGACCTGCGCGAATTGCCGTTGCAGGGGTTGCGCGGCGAGCCGTCCGACGCCGCGGGGTTGCGTCTGCGCCGTTTTTAAGAGTCCGTAATCCGAAGAAGGGGTTGTCGCTGGCTGCGACAACCCCTTCTTCCATGCGACAGGGCAGTTTCCGCTTCGCCGCAGACTGCGGCTATTTTTCCCGTTCGAAGAGATCGATCTCGCCCCGCTCCACCTTGCCGTACATCGAAGCGAGTTCGGCGATCGCGGGCGAAATATACTCCACCGTGTCGGCGACGGCCTGCTGGCCTCCTTCGCCGCGGATACGGTAGAGCATCGCCGCGTAGAGCGCCCGGAAGCAGAGTTCGGTGTCGCTCGTCTCGTTGCGTCCCAGCACCGCGCGCAGGCGGGGCAGTTCGGGTTCGAGGCGGGCGTAGAGTTCGCGGTAGCGGGCCCCGGCGGGCAGCTTCATCAGTTGCAGGTGGAGGTTGTGCAGGTCGGCGATCAGGTGCAGCGTGTGGTCGAGGTGCCCCTGCCGCTCCTTGCCCTCCTGCCGCAGCAGGTCGGCGATGTCCATATACCATTCCAGATAGAGCCGCTGCTCCGGCTGGGAGAGGTCGCGGGGGGCGATGAGCTGGGAGTGAACGGCTTCGGGGCTGAATTGCAGCGCCCGCAGCAGGTCTTCCAGCTGCCAGAGGTAGAGGATGTATTCGGCGATGTTTTCGCGCCGTTTGGTCTTGGCTATATCCATGATGTCGTCTTTGTTTCGTTGCTCAGCGTGCGATGCGTTCCGTTTCGCCTGCCGCAGCATGTGCGGCGGGCTTCGCACTGTATGAAAAAACCGGACCGTTTGCGGTGAACGGTCCGGTTTCGGGACGCGCCCGACAAAGATACGGATAAGTGAGAGCAATGTCAAATTTATTTGAACATTGCCGAACGGGAGTATCTTCGACGAAGTCAAAGATACGGATAAGCGAGGGTAAAAGCAAACTCGTTTGCGTTTTGCCGAGACCGGAGTATCTGAGGCGTCAGCCGAAGATACGAAATGATTCCGCTTATTTGGCGTAATAGA
Coding sequences within it:
- a CDS encoding DUF4924 family protein: MDIAKTKRRENIAEYILYLWQLEDLLRALQFSPEAVHSQLIAPRDLSQPEQRLYLEWYMDIADLLRQEGKERQGHLDHTLHLIADLHNLHLQLMKLPAGARYRELYARLEPELPRLRAVLGRNETSDTELCFRALYAAMLYRIRGEGGQQAVADTVEYISPAIAELASMYGKVERGEIDLFEREK